In Daphnia pulex isolate KAP4 chromosome 7, ASM2113471v1, one genomic interval encodes:
- the LOC124198411 gene encoding alpha-(1,3)-fucosyltransferase C-like, whose translation MILSLLLIGNPERYSYRDVIVNEKEISANNQTSLGYKNILIWNEADRTETANFGIGHDPFVKHKCEVSDCSIFTRDTSMLPYEEYDAVIIHMLFLKMFQLPDFERRRHQRFIFLTQETPVMMPLYISSLDNYFNWTMTYKRNSDVQFLYGRIEPEATAPKTPEEVEEMMAKTRHPLAKNYAANKTRPIVWMVSHCRTSGQRETYVRQLSQYIPVDVYGKCGNFSCPRNEANWISDPKCYDMLQTRYKFYLSFENAFCTDYVTEKFFEIMDHDMIPIVYGAANYSEIAPPHSFINALDFTPEGLARYLQMLDANDTLYNEYFWWKNHYRVESGEPQMARYGFCDLCKKLHQDESVKYYPEIRSEWHPNSQCRHLSSTWENSPQNYLTPVLSWLLYLMGFVL comes from the coding sequence ATGATTCTTTCGCTGTTGCTGATTGGTAATCCGGAACGGTACAGCTACCGTGATGTGATTGTGaatgagaaagaaatttcAGCAAATAACCAGACCTCCCTTGgatacaaaaacattttgatttggaaCGAAGCTGATCGAACGGAGACCGCTAATTTTGGAATCGGTCACGACCCTTTTGTTAAACACAAATGCGAGGTCTCCGATTGCTCAATTTTTACTCGAGACACGTCAATGTTGCCATACGAAGAATACGACGCCGTCATCATCCACATGTTGTTCTTAAAAATGTTCCAGTTGCCTGATTTCGAGCGGCGAAGACATCAgcgattcatttttctcacGCAAGAGACGCCCGTCATGATGCCGCTTTACATATCGTCATTAGACAATTACTTCAACTGGACGATGActtacaaaagaaattcggATGTTCAATTCCTGTACGGTCGCATCGAACCTGAAGCGACGGCTCCTAAAACTCCCGAGGAAGTTGAAGAAATGATGGCAAAAACTCGTCACCCACTAGCCAAAAATTACGCGGCCAACAAAACTCGTCCGATTGTCTGGATGGTGTCTCACTGCCGTACAAGCGGTCAGCGAGAAACGTACGTCCGCCAACTTAGTCAATACATTCCTGTCGACGTTTACGGCAAGTGCGGCAATTTTAGTTGCCCTCGCAACGAGGCTAATTGGATCTCCGACCCGAAATGTTACGACATGCTCCAAACGCGATACAAATTCTATTTGTCGTTCGAAAATGCCTTTTGCACCGATTACGTCACGGAGAAGTTCTTTGAAATCATGGACCACGACATGATACCGATCGTGTATGGTGCGGCTAACTATAGCGAAATCGCCCCTCCTCATTCGTTCATCAACGCCCTGGACTTTACGCCGGAAGGACTGGCCAGGTATTTGCAAATGCTCGATGCCAACGATACCCTCTACAACGAGTATTTCTGGTGGAAGAATCACTACCGAGTGGAGTCTGGGGAACCCCAGATGGCCAGATATGGTTTTTGTGATTTGTGTAAGAAACTCCATCAGGATGAAAGTGTCAAGTATTACCCGGAAATAAGATCAGAGTGGCATCCGAATTCTCAGTGTCGCCATTTGAGTTCAACTTGGGAAAATTCCCCGCAAAACTATCTGACCCCAGTCCTGTCTTGGCTGTTATATTTGATGGGATTTgtcttgtaa
- the LOC124197505 gene encoding aminopeptidase N-like — translation MRFLDILILFLLANLSDGQRMGSLVRPVHYDLAFLPIISGGAPRLCGHVFIDLEPTTTTNLVTLHGADITIIGVSVEQVFLVGKSNSSNNSKDRFLQLEDLCFSGLFELVNEAHTVIQEEPEKQQLNIILKETLIKEKRYRLGMFYVAKVSDDSRGFFRANYRNDNTSCCIQGWFGGTQMEPSSARKVLPCFDEPGFKTTYDISIGHDKAMTALSNMPETDTRPMENTRDWRWTSFSRSPPMPTYLLALFVTDYDKVERIYKVCNNRTVKMRFWGQPNQLAHLRQSIDVVPDMLHYMEKYVGQPFTLPKIDFIAAPTQLDFEAMENWGLILFRENRLFFKEGIDSEGDRFQVVQTMAHELAHQFFGNLVTCDWWSDIAFYEGMCGIFEIELTKHAMPNLTFRAEMSQVSAIRSAMKIEEHIQAASVIREVEKIEDTEMMFDPITYNKGSGLLLMLRNFVGHDHFRNAVVTFMERYQFQSVNSEKFMEILDEEVHRNREFGRGMNVTKIMNSWTTQDAYPIVRCTRMSDGRRIRLSQLPHPVLRNITTDEHANRLWWIPISMTDASRPDFSQQGKYPRVWLTPERPTLEIPYFPPASRNGQETGEEENTWILLNGEFSGYTRVLYDDRNWWLISRQLVLNHTVIPQVTRAQLIDDAFTLALAELMDYQVVLELIEYLTMVNDEFVRSTAQFHLRWMKERTRQNGSLAELFDDYMEKLKFERMDIIEESNENNDLIRSGGFDPFDGADGCLQWSEGVCVDKIFRLFQAQMDGTISPEGKRAMAENLERNWCLVMRYGGKDEWKWAWRMSLNDVWASQRSKILSAMSCSQDQGRLKQLLSRVFHPTIQQASRDSFVMIEKMSDNPLARPMVLNFIKTNWERLGRHFRRSGDNLKLLTSASKYLSTSEELNEMSQFVADLEKRDKKLDRSVTAGILDDIRANIHWAEKHSEQVYSVLEARRVTGRTKNRSTEA, via the exons atgcgcTTCTTGGACATTTTGATTCTGTTTTTATTGGCCAATTTAAGCGACGGTCAGAGAATGGGATCGCTCGTGAGGCCCGTTCATTACGATCTGGCTTTCCTGCCCATCATTAGCGGAGGCGCTCCTCGTTTGTGCGGTCACGTTTTCATCGATTTAGAGCCGACTACAACCACTAATTTAGTGACGTTACACGGAGCCGATATTACCATCATTGGCGTCAGTGTGGAACAGGTTTTTCTAGTCGGCAAATCAaattccagcaacaacagcaaggaTCGTTTCCTTCAGCTGGAGGATCTCTGTTTCTCTGGATTGTTTGAGCTGGTCAACGAAGCCCACACAGTCATCCAAGAGGAGCCCGAGAAGCAGCAGCTCAACATCATTCTCAAGGAGACTTTGATCAAGGAAAAGAGATATCGCTTGGGTATGTTTTACGTCGCCAAGGTGAGCGATGACAGCAGGGGATTTTTCCGTGCCAACTACCGAAACGACAATACATCTTGCTGCATACAAGG CTGGTTCGGCGGCACGCAAATGGAGCCGAGCAGCGCACGCAAAGTTCTACCTTGTTTCGACGAGCCGGGCTTCAAAACGACGTACGACATCAGTATCGGCCATGACAAGGCCATGACTGCCCTTTCCAACATGCCCGAAACGGACACTCGTCCCAT GGAAAACACGCGTGACTGGAGGTGGACAAGCTTTTCCCGGTCGCCTCCCATGCCCACCTATTTGCTGGCCCTGTTCGTAACCGACTATGACAAAGTGGAGAGGATTTACAAAGTCTGCAATAACCGGACCGTCAAGATGCGCTTCTGGGGCCAGCCGAATCAGCTAGCCCATCTCAGACAATCGATAGATGTCGTTCCGGACATGTTGCACTACATGGAGAAATACGTGGGCCAGCCGTTCACCTTGCCCAAAATCGATTTCATCGCCGCTCCGACTCAACTGGATTTCGAAGCCATGGAAAACTGGGGTCTCATCCTCTTTCG TGAGAACCGACTGTTCTTCAAGGAAGGAATCGACAGTGAAGGTGATCGATTCCAAGTTGTTCAAACGATGGCCCACGAATTGGCTCACCAATTTTTCGGCAACTTGGTGACTTGCGACTGGTGGTCGGACATAGCTTTCTACGAAGGCATGTGCGGAATATTCGAGATCGAGCTGACAAAACAC gcCATGCCAAATTTGACATTTCGTGCTGAGATGTCCCAAGTTTCGGCCATTCGATCTGCCATGAAAATTGAAGAGCATATCCAGGCGGCGTCTGTTATTCGAGAGGTGGAGAAGATTGAAGACACGGAAATGATGTTTGATCCCATTACCTATAATAAAG GAAGCGGTTTGCTGCTCATGTTGCGCAACTTTGTTGGACACGACCATTTCAGGAATGCAGTTGTCACTTTTATGGAACGCTA tcaaTTCCAGAGTGTCAACAGTGAGAAATTCATGGAAATTTTGGACGAAGAAGTCCATCGTAACCGGGAATTCGGCCGTGGGATGAACGTCACAAAGATTATGAATTCCTGGACGACCCAGGACGCTTATCCGATTGTTCGTTGTACTCGAATGAGCGACGGACGCAGGATCCGATTGTCTCAGTTACCCCATCCAGTCCTCCGAAACATCACAACGGATGAACATGCTAATCGCTTGTGGTGGATCCCCATCTCTATGACAGATGCCAGCCGGCCGGATTTCAGTCAACAAGGGAAATACCCAAGAGTCTGGCTCACCCCGGAGCGTCCTACATTGGAAATTCCTTATTTCCCTCCGGCGTCCAGAAACGGCCAAGAGACGGGCGAAGAGGAAAACACCTGGATTCTCCTCAACGGTGAATTTTCCGGCTACACCCGCGTCTTGTACGACGACCGAAACTGGTGGCTAATCTCCCGTCAGTTGGTGCTCAATCACACGGTCATCCCGCAAGTGACTCGAGCTCAATTGATTGACGACGCTTTCACGCTGGCCCTTGCCGAACTGATGGACTACCAAGTGGTTCTGGAACTCATCGAGTATTTGACGATGGTCAACGACGAGTTTGTCCGCTCAACGGCCCAGTTCCATTTGAGATGGATGAAGGAGCGAACCAGACAAAACGGATCGCTAGCGGAACTTTTCGAC GATTACAtggagaaattgaaattcgaaAGGATGGACATTATTGaggaatcaaatgaaaataacgaTTTGATTCGATCTGGTGGGTTCGACCCTTTCGACGGAGCTGATGGTTGTCTGCAGTGGAGTGAAGGGGTTTGTGTAGATAAAATATTCCGGCTCTTCCAGGCTCAGATGGATGGCACCATCAGCCCAGAGGGGAAAAG GGCGATGGCGGAGAATTTGGAACGGAATTGGTGTCTAGTAATGCGTTACGGAGGCAAAGACGAATGGAAATGGGCTTGGCGGATGAGTCTCAACGACGTCTGGGCATCTCAGCGGAGCAAAATCTTGTCGGCCATGAGTTGCAGCCAAGATCAGGGCCGATTGAAGCAGCTCCTCTCGCGTGTTTTCCACCCAACAATCCAACAGGCTTCACGCGATTCCTTCGTcatgattgaaaaaatgtcTGACAATCCGCTAGCCCGCCCCAtggttttgaatttcatcaagACAAACTGGGAGAGACTTGGACGACA TTTTAGGCGATCTGGCGATAATTTGAAGCTACTCACATCGGCCTCCAAATACCTGAGCACATCGGAAGAATTGAACGAG atGTCTCAGTTTGTAGCCGACcttgaaaaaagagacaagaaacTTGACCGCTCCGTCACGGCTGGCATTCTGGACGACATTCGTGCCAACATTCATTGGGCTGAGAAGCACTCGGAACAGGTCTATTCGGTTCTGGAAGCTCGGAGAGTCACAGGGCGTACGAAGAATCGGTCCACTGAAGCGTGA